A region of Nostoc sp. 'Peltigera membranacea cyanobiont' N6 DNA encodes the following proteins:
- a CDS encoding 4a-hydroxytetrahydrobiopterin dehydratase has protein sequence MAQLLTKAEIQEQAKVLSGWTVEDSKLHITRTFKDFIQAIEFVNKLVEPAESAGHHPDIEISYNKVKITLTSHDAGGLTQTDFDVAQVISQIK, from the coding sequence ATGGCACAACTACTCACTAAAGCAGAAATCCAAGAACAGGCAAAGGTTCTGTCAGGTTGGACTGTTGAAGACTCCAAGTTGCATATTACCCGCACATTCAAGGATTTTATCCAAGCAATTGAGTTTGTCAATAAACTGGTGGAACCTGCTGAGTCAGCAGGACATCATCCAGATATAGAGATTTCCTACAACAAAGTGAAAATTACACTTACGTCACATGATGCAGGTGGGCTAACGCAGACAGACTTTGATGTAGCGCAGGTGATTTCGCAAATTAAATAA